From the Streptococcus oralis ATCC 35037 genome, one window contains:
- a CDS encoding putative polysaccharide biosynthesis protein yields the protein MSNENNHQQAQMLRGTAWLTASNFISRLLGAIYIIPWYIWMGTYAAKANGLFTMGYNIYAWFLLISTAGIPVAVAKQVAKYNTMREEEHSFALIRSFLSFMTGLGIVFALVLYLFSPWLADLSGVGKDLIPIMQSLAWAVLIFPSMSVIRGFFQGMNNLKPYAMSQIAEQVIRVIWMLMATFFIMKMGSGDYLSAVTQSTFAAFVGMVASFAVLIYFLAQEGLLKRVFETRDKINSKRLLVDTIKEAIPFILTGSAIQLFQILDQMTFINSMKWFTNYSNEDLVVMFSYFSANPNKITMILISVGVSIGSVGLPLLTENYVKGDLQAAARLVQDSLTMLFLFLLPATVGVVMVGEPLYTVFYGKPDSLAMGLFVFAVLQSTILGLYMVLSPMLQAMFRNRKAVLYFVYGSIAKIVLQLPTIAIFHSYGPLISTTIGLIIPNVLMYRDICQVTGARRKIILKRTILITILTLVMFILVGFLQWLLGFVFQPSGRFWSFLYVALIGGIGGGLYGLMSLRTRLLDKIIGKAQADRLRTRLKIS from the coding sequence ATGTCTAACGAAAACAATCACCAGCAGGCCCAGATGTTGCGAGGGACTGCTTGGCTAACAGCTAGTAACTTTATTAGTCGCCTCCTTGGGGCTATCTACATTATTCCCTGGTATATTTGGATGGGGACCTATGCTGCCAAGGCCAATGGTCTCTTTACCATGGGCTACAATATTTACGCCTGGTTCTTGCTGATTTCGACAGCGGGTATCCCAGTTGCGGTCGCCAAACAAGTGGCTAAGTACAATACCATGCGAGAAGAAGAGCATAGCTTTGCCTTGATTCGGAGTTTCCTAAGCTTTATGACGGGCTTAGGCATAGTCTTTGCTTTGGTCTTGTATCTCTTTTCTCCTTGGTTAGCAGATTTGTCAGGTGTGGGGAAAGACCTGATTCCCATCATGCAGAGCTTGGCTTGGGCGGTCTTGATTTTCCCGTCTATGAGTGTCATCCGAGGTTTCTTCCAAGGGATGAATAACCTCAAACCCTATGCTATGAGTCAAATCGCCGAGCAGGTGATCCGTGTTATCTGGATGTTGATGGCAACCTTCTTCATTATGAAGATGGGTTCTGGTGACTACTTATCAGCCGTTACCCAATCGACCTTTGCAGCCTTTGTGGGGATGGTAGCAAGTTTTGCAGTTTTGATCTACTTCCTTGCCCAAGAAGGTTTGCTTAAAAGAGTTTTTGAAACACGGGATAAGATCAATAGTAAGCGACTCTTAGTCGATACGATCAAGGAAGCCATTCCCTTTATCCTGACAGGATCAGCCATCCAGCTCTTCCAGATTTTAGACCAGATGACCTTTATCAATAGTATGAAGTGGTTTACCAACTACAGCAATGAAGACTTGGTTGTCATGTTTTCTTATTTCTCAGCCAATCCTAATAAAATTACTATGATTTTAATCTCTGTGGGAGTTTCAATTGGGAGTGTCGGCTTGCCGCTGTTGACGGAAAACTATGTAAAAGGTGACTTGCAGGCGGCGGCTCGCCTAGTCCAAGATAGCCTCACCATGCTCTTCTTATTTCTACTGCCGGCAACGGTTGGAGTGGTCATGGTAGGGGAGCCTCTTTATACAGTCTTTTACGGTAAGCCAGATAGTTTGGCCATGGGTTTATTTGTCTTTGCAGTTTTGCAGTCTACTATCCTAGGCTTGTATATGGTCTTGTCTCCTATGCTTCAGGCCATGTTCCGAAACCGCAAGGCAGTTCTTTACTTTGTCTATGGTTCCATTGCTAAGATCGTCTTGCAATTGCCAACCATAGCTATTTTCCACAGCTACGGTCCCTTGATCTCAACGACTATCGGCTTGATTATTCCGAATGTCTTGATGTACCGTGACATCTGCCAGGTAACGGGTGCTCGTCGAAAGATAATCTTGAAGAGAACCATTTTGATTACCATCTTGACCCTTGTCATGTTTATCCTAGTTGGCTTCTTGCAGTGGCTACTCGGTTTTGTCTTCCAACCAAGTGGGCGTTTCTGGAGTTTCCTTTATGTGGCTCTCATCGGAGGGATTGGAGGAGGTCTTTATGGTTTGATGAGCCTACGGACACGACTCTTGGACAAGATAATCGGCAAAGCTCAAGCAGACCGACTACGTACACGATTGAAAATATCGTAA
- a CDS encoding UDP-N-acetylmuramoyl-L-alanyl-D-glutamate--L-lysine ligase, translating into MIKIETVLDILKKDSLFREIIDQGHYHYNYSEVVFDSISYDSRKVKEGTLFFAKGAAFKKEYLLSAITQGLAWYVAEKDYEVGIPVIVVNDIKKAMSLIAMEFYGNPQEKLKILAFTGTKGKTTSAYFAYHILSQRYPTALLSTMNTTLDGKTFFKSSFSTPENIDLFDMMAQAVKNGRTHLVMEVSSQAYLVHRVYGLTFDVGVFLNITPDHIGPIEHPSFEDYFYHKRLLMKNSRAVVINSDMDHFSVLKEQVEDQEHDFYGSQSSNQIENSKAFSFSATGKLAGDYDIQLIGHFNQENAVAAGLACLRLGASLEDIKKGIAATRVPGRMEVLTQKNGAKVFIDYAHNGDSLKKLISVVETHQTGKIALVLGSTGNKGESRRKDFGLLLNQHPEIHVFLTADDPNYEDPMVIAEEISSYISHPVEKIADREQAIKAAMAITNQELDAVIIAGKGADCYQIVQGKKEDYPGDAAIAERYL; encoded by the coding sequence ATGATAAAGATTGAAACCGTATTAGATATATTAAAGAAAGATAGTCTCTTCCGTGAGATTATCGACCAAGGACACTACCACTACAACTACAGTGAAGTTGTTTTTGACAGCATCAGTTATGACAGCCGAAAAGTAAAAGAAGGCACTCTTTTTTTTGCAAAAGGTGCTGCCTTTAAAAAAGAATACCTCCTATCCGCTATAACGCAAGGATTAGCTTGGTATGTCGCAGAAAAGGACTACGAAGTCGGTATCCCCGTCATCGTTGTGAACGATATCAAGAAAGCCATGAGTTTGATTGCTATGGAATTTTATGGTAATCCGCAAGAGAAACTAAAAATTCTCGCTTTCACAGGGACAAAAGGAAAGACAACATCTGCTTACTTTGCTTACCACATCCTATCTCAACGCTACCCAACAGCTCTCTTGTCAACTATGAATACAACTCTAGATGGCAAGACCTTCTTTAAATCTTCCTTCTCAACACCTGAAAACATCGATCTTTTCGACATGATGGCTCAGGCTGTTAAGAATGGAAGAACCCATCTTGTAATGGAAGTCTCTAGCCAAGCCTATCTTGTTCATCGAGTCTATGGCCTGACCTTTGATGTAGGTGTCTTTCTTAACATCACTCCTGACCATATCGGTCCGATTGAGCATCCAAGCTTTGAAGATTACTTCTACCACAAACGTCTCTTGATGAAAAATAGCCGAGCAGTTGTCATTAATAGCGACATGGACCATTTTTCTGTATTGAAAGAACAAGTGGAAGATCAAGAACATGACTTCTATGGTAGCCAGTCAAGTAACCAAATCGAGAACTCCAAAGCCTTTAGCTTTTCCGCTACAGGTAAACTCGCTGGTGATTATGATATCCAACTCATCGGCCACTTTAACCAAGAAAATGCCGTTGCTGCAGGACTTGCCTGTCTTCGTCTAGGTGCCAGTCTTGAAGATATCAAAAAAGGGATCGCTGCAACCCGCGTCCCTGGACGTATGGAAGTTCTCACTCAGAAAAATGGAGCCAAGGTCTTCATCGACTACGCCCACAATGGTGACAGTCTGAAAAAACTGATTTCTGTTGTTGAAACTCATCAAACTGGAAAGATTGCTCTGGTTCTCGGTTCGACTGGAAACAAGGGTGAAAGTCGTCGCAAAGACTTTGGACTCCTCCTCAATCAACACCCTGAGATTCATGTCTTTCTCACCGCTGATGACCCCAACTATGAGGATCCAATGGTCATTGCTGAAGAAATCAGTAGCTATATCAGTCATCCTGTTGAAAAGATTGCCGATCGTGAACAAGCCATCAAGGCGGCCATGGCCATCACAAATCAAGAACTCGATGCCGTGATTATTGCAGGCAAGGGAGCTGATTGTTACCAAATCGTCCAAGGAAAGAAAGAAGACTATCCTGGAGACGCAGCTATCGCAGAACGTTATCTATAA
- a CDS encoding CsbD family protein — MSLENKLDQATGAIKEGFGKVTGDSKTEAEGTVEKTVAKAKEVVEDAKGAVEGAVEGLKNSFKKED, encoded by the coding sequence ATGTCACTTGAAAATAAATTGGATCAAGCAACTGGTGCTATCAAAGAAGGATTTGGTAAAGTTACTGGCGATAGCAAGACAGAAGCAGAAGGCACTGTAGAAAAAACAGTTGCCAAAGCAAAAGAAGTTGTAGAAGATGCTAAAGGTGCTGTAGAAGGTGCCGTTGAAGGTCTTAAAAATTCATTTAAAAAAGAAGACTAA
- a CDS encoding DUF1803 domain-containing protein: MIQIFNPSRLTRQPFFIDLVDYLDQHDDVILREIKAQFPDVAVDKLMEEFIKAGLILRENKRYSLNLPFLESIGNLSLDQEIFIREDSPVYQALLEKTYETELRNQTNAAILVEGTDFAREKMTLSNYFYKVKHQYPLTEKQQKLYDILGDVNPEYALKYMTTFLLKFLKKDQLMQKRRDIFVESLVVLGYIVQNEEGKYELAVDFDKERLIFYLP, from the coding sequence ATGATTCAGATTTTTAACCCATCTCGTTTGACTCGACAGCCATTTTTTATAGATTTGGTGGACTATCTGGACCAGCATGATGATGTGATCCTCCGAGAAATTAAGGCTCAGTTTCCAGATGTAGCAGTTGATAAGCTCATGGAAGAGTTTATCAAGGCAGGCTTGATCCTAAGGGAAAACAAACGTTATTCCCTTAATCTCCCTTTTCTAGAATCGATAGGTAATCTATCCCTTGACCAAGAGATTTTTATCAGAGAGGACAGCCCAGTCTATCAAGCCTTGCTGGAGAAGACTTATGAGACAGAATTACGCAATCAAACTAATGCTGCCATTTTAGTCGAAGGTACGGACTTTGCAAGAGAAAAGATGACCCTATCCAACTATTTCTACAAGGTCAAGCACCAATATCCTTTGACAGAAAAACAGCAGAAACTCTATGATATTTTAGGAGATGTTAACCCTGAGTATGCCCTCAAATATATGACGACCTTTTTACTGAAGTTTCTCAAAAAAGACCAGCTGATGCAGAAACGCCGTGATATTTTCGTTGAGAGTCTAGTCGTCTTAGGCTATATTGTGCAAAACGAAGAAGGGAAGTATGAGTTGGCTGTTGATTTCGACAAGGAACGGTTGATTTTCTATTTACCTTAA
- a CDS encoding YiiX/YebB-like N1pC/P60 family cysteine hydrolase, translating to MLENGDLIFVKDLSDMGQAIQDSTGNYSHVAIFLDGFIYHASGQAGVICQEPAEFFEPTHLYDLYVYPELEADLVKERASKHLGAPYNASFYPDGNGFYCSQYIAEILPIFETIPMKFGDGEQEISDFWREYYRKLKFPVPLNQPGTNPSQLAASPLLECKERNLHDSDF from the coding sequence ATGTTAGAAAATGGCGATTTGATTTTTGTGAAGGACCTTTCAGATATGGGTCAGGCTATCCAGGATTCTACTGGGAACTATAGTCATGTAGCCATCTTTTTGGACGGTTTCATTTACCATGCTAGTGGACAAGCTGGTGTCATTTGTCAAGAACCGGCTGAATTTTTTGAACCAACTCATCTCTACGATCTTTATGTCTATCCAGAGCTGGAAGCTGACTTGGTAAAGGAGAGAGCTAGCAAACATTTGGGTGCACCCTATAATGCCTCTTTTTATCCGGATGGGAATGGCTTTTATTGCTCCCAGTATATCGCTGAAATCCTACCGATTTTTGAAACTATTCCCATGAAATTTGGTGATGGGGAGCAGGAGATTAGTGATTTTTGGAGGGAATATTACAGGAAACTCAAATTTCCTGTGCCTCTGAATCAGCCAGGGACCAATCCTAGTCAACTAGCAGCATCCCCTCTTTTAGAATGTAAAGAAAGGAATCTTCATGATTCAGATTTTTAA
- a CDS encoding DUF2568 domain-containing protein translates to MMRLIEGLRFLVEVVAILGLFSVSVIQISWLEKFLFFLLAVLLILFWARYMAPKSPHAFKKWHRLVAETSIFILVSGSFWHLYGLQIGILYLALSFGSLGLLYYFQLE, encoded by the coding sequence ATGATGCGATTGATTGAAGGACTGCGCTTTTTGGTTGAGGTTGTGGCAATCCTTGGTCTTTTCTCCGTATCTGTGATACAAATTTCTTGGCTGGAAAAATTCCTATTTTTTCTTCTAGCAGTTCTATTAATCTTATTTTGGGCGCGATATATGGCACCAAAATCTCCACATGCTTTTAAAAAATGGCATCGCCTCGTTGCTGAAACATCGATTTTTATTTTAGTTAGTGGTAGTTTTTGGCATTTGTATGGATTGCAAATAGGAATCCTATACTTAGCTCTGTCTTTTGGAAGTTTGGGTCTGCTTTATTATTTTCAGCTAGAGTGA
- a CDS encoding manganese-dependent inorganic pyrophosphatase — MSKILVFGHQNPDSDAIGSSVAFAYLAKEAYGLDTEAVALGTPNEETAFVLNYFGVEAPRVITSAKAEGAEQVILTDHNEFQQSVSDIVEVEVYGVVDHHRVANFETASPLYMRLEPVGSASSIVYRMFKEHGVAVPKEIAGLMLSGLISDTLLLKSPTTHPSDKVIAPELAELAGVNLEEYGLAMLKAGTNLASKSAEELIDIDAKTFELNGNKVRVAQVNTVDIAEVLERQAEIEDAMQAANAANGYSDFVLMITDIVNSNSEILALGSNMDKVETAFNFKLENNHAFLPGAVSRKKQVVPQLTESFNG; from the coding sequence ATGTCTAAGATTCTAGTATTTGGTCACCAAAATCCAGACTCAGATGCCATCGGGTCATCTGTAGCCTTTGCTTACCTTGCAAAAGAAGCTTATGGATTGGACACAGAAGCAGTAGCACTTGGAACTCCTAATGAAGAAACAGCCTTCGTTTTGAACTATTTTGGTGTAGAAGCACCACGCGTTATCACATCTGCTAAAGCAGAAGGTGCAGAGCAAGTCATCTTGACTGACCACAATGAATTCCAACAATCAGTGTCAGATATTGTTGAAGTAGAAGTTTACGGAGTTGTGGATCACCACCGTGTGGCTAATTTTGAAACTGCCAGCCCACTTTACATGCGCTTGGAACCAGTTGGATCAGCGTCTTCTATCGTTTACCGCATGTTCAAAGAGCATGGTGTAGCTGTTCCTAAAGAAATCGCAGGTTTGATGCTTTCAGGTTTGATTTCAGATACTCTTCTTTTGAAATCACCAACAACTCACCCATCTGATAAAGTGATTGCGCCTGAATTGGCTGAATTGGCTGGTGTCAACTTAGAAGAGTACGGTCTTGCTATGCTGAAAGCTGGCACAAACTTGGCTAGTAAATCTGCTGAAGAATTGATTGATATCGATGCTAAGACTTTTGAACTCAACGGAAATAAGGTTCGTGTTGCCCAAGTCAATACAGTTGATATTGCTGAAGTCTTGGAACGCCAAGCAGAAATTGAAGATGCAATGCAAGCGGCTAATGCAGCAAACGGCTACTCAGACTTTGTCTTGATGATTACAGACATCGTCAACTCAAACTCAGAAATTTTGGCTCTTGGATCAAACATGGACAAGGTGGAAACAGCTTTTAACTTCAAACTTGAAAACAACCACGCATTCCTTCCAGGTGCTGTTTCACGTAAGAAACAAGTGGTGCCTCAGTTGACTGAAAGCTTTAATGGGTAA
- a CDS encoding GIY-YIG nuclease family protein, translated as MDHKAYMYVVECRDGSYYTGYTTDVKRRLAVHNSGKGAKYTRARLPVKLIYVEGFASKEEAMSAEALLKRKKRPQKERFLSENQEKNLVNHIDV; from the coding sequence ATGGATCATAAGGCCTATATGTATGTGGTGGAGTGTCGCGACGGTTCTTACTATACGGGCTATACAACGGATGTGAAGAGGCGCCTTGCCGTTCATAATAGTGGTAAGGGAGCCAAGTATACCCGAGCTCGCTTGCCAGTCAAACTCATCTATGTAGAGGGTTTTGCCAGTAAGGAAGAAGCCATGTCTGCCGAGGCTCTCCTCAAACGAAAGAAACGTCCTCAGAAAGAACGATTTTTATCTGAAAATCAAGAGAAAAATCTAGTCAACCATATTGATGTCTAA
- a CDS encoding tRNA1(Val) (adenine(37)-N6)-methyltransferase — protein sequence MKEEQLLKPGERINQLFSTDIKIIQNREVFSYSVDSVLLSRFPRFPKRGLIVDFCAGNGAVGLFASSRTQARIISVEIQERLADMAERSVQLNGLEEQMQVICDDLKNMPAHIQGSKVDMILCNPPYFKVDPHSNLNESEHYLLARHEITTNLKEICRSAQSILKSNGRLAMVHRPDRLLDILDMLQRHNLAPKRLQFVYPKREKEANMLLIEAIKDGSTSGFKVLPPLIVHNDDGSYTPEIQEIYYGS from the coding sequence ATGAAAGAAGAACAATTATTAAAACCAGGAGAGCGAATCAATCAGCTCTTTTCGACAGATATCAAAATCATCCAAAATAGAGAGGTGTTTAGCTATTCGGTGGATAGTGTTCTTTTATCACGCTTTCCTCGCTTCCCTAAACGGGGTTTAATTGTGGACTTTTGTGCTGGAAATGGTGCAGTGGGACTTTTTGCTAGTTCACGTACTCAGGCGCGGATAATATCTGTAGAGATTCAGGAGCGCTTGGCGGATATGGCAGAGCGTTCGGTTCAGTTGAATGGCTTGGAAGAGCAGATGCAGGTCATCTGTGATGATTTGAAAAATATGCCTGCCCACATTCAGGGAAGTAAGGTGGATATGATTTTGTGCAATCCGCCTTATTTTAAGGTGGATCCGCATTCTAATCTGAACGAGAGTGAACATTACCTTCTGGCCAGACACGAAATTACGACTAACCTAAAAGAAATTTGCCGTAGTGCTCAGAGTATTCTCAAGTCTAATGGCCGTTTGGCCATGGTTCATCGTCCAGATCGGCTCTTGGATATCTTAGACATGCTTCAACGCCATAATTTGGCACCCAAGCGCCTGCAATTTGTCTATCCTAAACGTGAGAAGGAGGCTAATATGCTCTTAATCGAAGCTATCAAGGATGGATCGACCAGTGGCTTTAAGGTCTTGCCACCACTCATCGTTCACAATGATGATGGTTCTTATACACCAGAAATTCAAGAGATTTACTATGGATCATAA
- a CDS encoding S1 RNA-binding domain-containing protein, whose protein sequence is MKIGDKLNGRITGIQPYGAFVELETGVTGLIHISEIRTGFIENIYDILKIGDEVQVQVVDFDEYTGKASLSIRTLEEEKHQLPRRRRFSNDRIKHGFAPLGRMMPVWTREALEHLKKKP, encoded by the coding sequence ATGAAAATTGGTGATAAGCTAAACGGGCGTATTACAGGAATTCAGCCCTATGGTGCCTTTGTCGAGTTAGAGACAGGGGTGACAGGGCTGATTCACATCTCGGAGATTCGGACGGGATTTATTGAAAATATCTATGACATTTTAAAAATTGGCGATGAAGTTCAAGTTCAGGTGGTGGATTTTGACGAATACACTGGGAAGGCCAGTCTTTCTATCCGTACCTTGGAAGAGGAAAAACATCAATTGCCAAGACGGAGACGTTTTTCAAATGATCGGATCAAGCACGGTTTTGCACCACTTGGACGAATGATGCCTGTTTGGACGCGTGAGGCATTAGAGCATTTAAAGAAGAAGCCATAA
- a CDS encoding bifunctional Cof-type HAD-IIB family hydrolase/peptidylprolyl isomerase, with translation MDAKLKYKAKKIKIVFFDIDDTLRTSKTGFIPATIPTVFKQLREKGILTGIASGRGIFGVVPEIRELKPDFFVTLNGAYIEDKKGKVIYQHQIDKSDVEEYISWTKEEGIEYGLVGSHDAKLSARTELISEAIDPIYPNLDVDPNFHEKTDIYQMWTFEDKGADLHLPESLSDKLRMVRWHEHSSDIVPISGSKATGVAKVVEHIGLKPENVMVFGDGLNDLELFDYAGISIAMGVSHDKIKEKADYITKTVEEDGIFDALEGFGMVEKELHFPQVDIETVEGPLATIKTNHGDLRIKLFPEQAPKTVANFVALSKDGYYDGVIFHRIIKDFMIQGGDPTGTGMGGESIYGDSFEDEFSEELYNIRGALSMANAGPNTNGSQFFIVQNQHLPYSKKEIARGGWPEPIAEIYAEQGGTPHLDRRHTVFGQLLDAESFAVLDAIAAVETGAMDKPVEDVVIETIEIED, from the coding sequence ATGGATGCGAAATTAAAATACAAGGCAAAGAAGATTAAAATCGTCTTTTTTGATATTGATGATACCTTGCGTACGTCAAAGACAGGTTTTATTCCAGCTACAATTCCCACTGTCTTTAAACAATTGCGTGAAAAAGGAATTTTAACAGGAATCGCCTCTGGGCGTGGTATTTTTGGTGTTGTTCCAGAGATTCGTGAGCTCAAACCGGACTTTTTTGTAACCCTAAATGGGGCCTATATAGAAGATAAAAAAGGTAAGGTCATTTATCAACATCAGATTGACAAGTCAGATGTTGAGGAGTATATCTCTTGGACGAAGGAAGAGGGAATTGAGTACGGCCTGGTTGGTAGTCATGACGCCAAACTCTCCGCGCGAACAGAACTGATCAGTGAGGCTATTGATCCGATTTATCCAAACTTGGATGTGGATCCTAACTTCCATGAAAAAACGGATATATACCAGATGTGGACCTTTGAGGATAAAGGGGCTGATTTGCACCTACCAGAGTCTTTATCGGATAAACTTCGCATGGTGCGTTGGCATGAACATTCATCTGATATCGTGCCGATTTCAGGATCCAAAGCAACTGGTGTAGCCAAGGTGGTAGAACATATAGGCTTGAAACCAGAGAATGTCATGGTCTTTGGGGATGGTCTCAATGACTTGGAACTCTTTGATTATGCTGGAATCAGTATTGCTATGGGTGTTTCCCATGATAAAATCAAAGAAAAAGCAGATTATATTACAAAAACAGTAGAAGAAGATGGCATTTTTGATGCCTTAGAAGGATTTGGTATGGTAGAAAAAGAATTGCATTTCCCACAAGTAGACATTGAAACAGTAGAAGGTCCTCTTGCGACCATTAAAACAAATCACGGAGACTTGCGTATCAAGCTCTTCCCTGAACAGGCTCCCAAAACAGTAGCAAACTTTGTTGCTCTGTCAAAAGACGGTTACTATGATGGTGTGATTTTCCACCGAATTATCAAGGACTTTATGATCCAAGGTGGAGACCCAACTGGTACTGGTATGGGTGGTGAGTCAATCTACGGCGACTCTTTTGAAGATGAATTTTCAGAAGAACTCTACAATATCCGTGGTGCCCTTTCTATGGCCAATGCTGGTCCAAATACCAATGGTAGCCAGTTCTTTATCGTGCAAAACCAACATTTGCCATACTCTAAGAAAGAGATTGCGCGTGGTGGCTGGCCAGAACCAATAGCTGAGATTTATGCAGAACAAGGTGGAACTCCTCACCTTGACCGTCGTCATACTGTTTTCGGGCAGTTGCTAGATGCTGAATCTTTTGCGGTCTTGGATGCCATTGCAGCTGTTGAGACAGGTGCAATGGACAAGCCAGTTGAAGATGTAGTAATTGAAACGATTGAAATTGAGGACTAG
- a CDS encoding glycosyl hydrolase family 8, whose translation MKTNKLKYVWFVLILSIFCLALFLVRGRTKIEMRNRIYSQWSQQFLVTKGDQSYVRTTNDSEETTVLSEAQSYGMLITVLAAQKGQATQADFDNLYRYYQNHRIEGTQLMSWKQVITNGSESVEKQNATDGDLYIAYSLIEAAKQWPDKAQEYQEQAKKILDDILKYNYNEETGVLTVGNWANKDSDYYYLMRTSDTLPHYFQSFYDLTGNKQWLDVKDKMLGQLEQISSHSETGLLPDFIWAEKSGARLVDANTIESQYDGAYSYNACRLPYHLSQSQDERSQKLVQKMMDFFMKEQRIYAGYDLNGTALNQYQAGSFLAPITYASDKGEGYLKLLQQNKYIFTQDLPIESYYDATMITMIALEMF comes from the coding sequence ATGAAAACGAATAAATTAAAATATGTCTGGTTTGTGCTCATCCTTTCTATCTTTTGTTTAGCCTTGTTTTTAGTAAGAGGAAGGACTAAAATCGAGATGCGGAATCGAATTTACAGCCAATGGAGCCAGCAGTTTCTTGTTACAAAAGGCGATCAGTCTTATGTTCGTACGACGAATGATTCTGAGGAAACAACAGTTTTATCAGAGGCCCAAAGTTACGGCATGCTCATAACGGTTTTAGCAGCCCAAAAAGGGCAAGCAACACAAGCAGATTTTGATAACCTTTATCGCTATTACCAAAATCATCGTATCGAGGGAACGCAGTTGATGTCTTGGAAGCAAGTAATCACAAATGGTAGCGAATCGGTTGAGAAGCAAAACGCAACCGATGGTGATCTCTACATCGCTTATTCTTTGATTGAAGCTGCCAAGCAGTGGCCAGATAAGGCGCAGGAATACCAAGAGCAAGCTAAAAAAATCTTGGATGATATCCTTAAGTACAATTACAACGAGGAAACTGGTGTCCTGACAGTAGGGAACTGGGCAAACAAGGATTCCGATTATTATTACTTGATGCGGACGTCTGATACTCTTCCCCACTATTTCCAATCTTTTTATGACCTGACTGGAAACAAACAGTGGTTAGATGTTAAGGATAAGATGCTTGGGCAATTGGAGCAAATCAGTTCTCATTCTGAAACGGGCCTCTTACCAGACTTTATCTGGGCTGAGAAGTCTGGGGCACGTCTTGTTGATGCTAATACTATCGAATCTCAATATGATGGAGCGTATTCTTATAACGCTTGCCGTTTGCCTTATCACTTGTCTCAGAGCCAGGATGAAAGAAGCCAAAAACTCGTTCAAAAGATGATGGATTTCTTTATGAAAGAGCAGCGTATTTATGCGGGATATGACTTGAATGGAACGGCCCTCAATCAATACCAGGCAGGTAGCTTCTTGGCACCGATTACCTATGCGTCTGACAAGGGAGAAGGCTATCTGAAACTTCTTCAGCAAAATAAATACATTTTTACACAAGATTTACCTATAGAGAGCTACTATGATGCAACGATGATTACCATGATTGCTCTAGAGATGTTCTAG